In the Rubrivivax gelatinosus IL144 genome, GCTGGCGCTGTTCGCGCGCGAAGTGGCCAAGTTCCCCGCCGACCAGAAGCAGTCGGCCGTCATGGCCTGCCTGGCGATCGTCCAGCACGAGCAGGGCCACGTCTCGCAGGAAGCCGAGGAGGCGATCGCCGCCTACCTGGGCATGCCGGCGATCGCGGTCCACGAGGTCACGACCTTCTACAACATGTACAACCAGCAGCCGGTGGGCAAATACAAGCTCAACGTCTGCACCAACCTGCCGTGCCAGCTGCGCCACGGCGAGCATGCGCTGGACCACGTCTGCAAG is a window encoding:
- a CDS encoding NADH-quinone oxidoreductase subunit NuoE family protein, coding for MNFSEATLALFAREVAKFPADQKQSAVMACLAIVQHEQGHVSQEAEEAIAAYLGMPAIAVHEVTTFYNMYNQQPVGKYKLNVCTNLPCQLRHGEHALDHVCKRLGVKPYGTTEDGLFTVQPSECLGACADAPVMLVNDREMLSFMDDDKLDELIDTLRKEG